AGACAGCTACCCTTTTCCTCTTCCatcaccccttccccagcccctcagtGACTTGTCCCGTAGTTCAGGAGGGCAGGCCTGCCTCCATCTGTCCTCTCCTCAATTCACAGGCAGCCTTGCAGGCCGCTGCACATGCCAGTGTGGACATCAAGAATGTTCTGGACTTCTACAAGCAGTGGAAGGAGATTGGTTGAGACCGACCCCCAGGCCCTGCAGCGGGGCTGACTCCAGatctctcctgccctccctggcAGCCAGGACCACCACCTGTAGTCACCCCACCACACAGCCTCACGCACGCACACAGGAAGGAAGCCCAGCTGCGCATGGGCTGCAGGGAGGGCCCAGGAGCcggctgggagggcagggccccCTGTTGCCAAGACGACGTCAGGAAAGCAAGGAAAGTGCTTGGAGCAGGAGAGGCCTGTGGGCCCCTGGCTAGCCTTCCTGCCTCAGCCCCCCTGCTTTCcccaggggcagggggcaggcgtAGGTGTCTGCGTTTCATTGGAGTGGTTCCTGGACCTCTGAGGGGAAGGGACAGCAGAAGGGGCCCTTCTTCCTCACCCAAGAAGCAGGGTGGTCGGTGCCAGGAGTTTGGGCCCTCCGGCCCTGGGGGAAGAGCTGGGTAACACAGGTGTCTGGGTGGTTCTCCGCAGACCCTTCCTCTCCTCGAGGACCACCCATCCCCCTCTACCTCCCTTTGCAGGGGCTGGGCGGCTCTGGAGCCTTGGGGACTCTTGAAGAGGGGCCTGGAGCTGCCTGCACCGAGAGCAGGGCAGGGCTTAGATCCCCTCCTGCTGCTGCAGGGGCCACACACCTGTTGCCCcacttctgttttctgtctccctccaTCTAGCTTCCAGGGCAGGCAGCAGGACCACGACAGCTGCAGGCAGTCTGGCTCTTATGCCAGTGACGGTTCCTGTGCCCACCAGGACAGTCACTGTGCTTTGTGCTCTGGGCTGCTTTGCTAGGACAGGGTGGGATGCCAGTAAGAGGAGAGGGGGGCACAGTTTGAGGCCACCACCCCCCTTACTACTAGGGAGGGGACTGTGTTTGGGTGAGCAGCAGAAAGGAGAGGCGCCTTGAAGCTGCCCTGCCAGGGGCCCTCTACCCTGATGGGCTTCCCTACTCTTGTTCTTCCCCAGGACTAGAGGCCTGGAGGAGCTGAGCATGGGGCTAGCTTTTGGAGTGTCGAGGTGAATGTGGGAGCAGAGATCATGAATAGCTCAGGGCAGTGAGTGGAGCAGCGAGAGCAGGGCTGCGTTTGGGGGGTTTGGCCAGAATTGCCTCGGTCCCTCCGCTTCAGGCTGCACGTATAGCTCGGGCTGGGAGTTGAGGGTGGGggatctcagctctgctgtccccTGCCCCAGCTCTAGCCTAGCTTCCCAGGCTGTTCTCAGAGGAGAGCAggcttcctgcctccttcctcttaAGACAGCAAATCTGGGACAACCTTGGGGGAGTGGGGTTGCTCCCACTTCCAGTCCCTGGCAGAGACTGAGACTAAAGCATCACTTAATAAAGACCCCCAGAGCCTACTCCTTGTCTCCTGATGCCTTTCTGTGCAGTTTTATTGGGACGTCGGAGATTACATGCCGAGATGGCGTTTCGGAAAGGTTTCTTTGAGGTGGACCCATTGAAGCAAGAAACCAGTAACTGAAGCACAAACTCCAGAGATGGTTTTGATAGACACTGTCAAGTTTATTGACTCTGTGAACTGAGCTGGTGGCTCCACAAGGGTGACAGGTGAAAACAATACATAGTTTGACCCTGCATAACAGGGTTTGAGTGCTGACCCCCATGCAGTCAAACATGTGTACCTGAGTTTACAGTTGGCCCTCATGCACAATACTAGTTGACCACATAGTACtgagtaaatatttaatgaaagaaatctgcatgtaagtgcagttcaaacccatgtgcAAGGGTCAAGTGTATTTTGAAGGCAACAGTGCTGCTTGGGGGAGGTTTGCTGTCTCAGCTGGGTCCTCTGAGTTGGGGAGAAACTTCCTCAAAGGAGAGGTGAGAGTGGGCCTTGAAACCAGCCTCTTGAGTCTTCAACTCCTGTCCCTCTGCAAGGACAGACAACTCAAGTGTGTGGAGAGTGGAAAAGCTTGGTGAGTCCCCTCGTGGTGGAACCAACACAACCAAATGCATTTGCTCTGGATCTTACCTAGTACCAGATGGTAAGAGGCAGTGAAGCACAGTGAGGAGTGGTTTCGGAAATACAAAGTCAGGGTTTGCAGTCCTCTGCCCAGCCTAGGGCAGAGCCACCCTCAGctgggagaaactggaaccctggCGCCAAGGTGCAGCCCAGTCTGAGGGGGGCGCTCCGTATCACCCTGGCTGCATCCTGGCTAGGGCCCCCGCCTCTTCCGGCCAGTCTGCTCTCTGTGGGATGGGGTCAAGCTGGAGGGGCTGGCTGTGTGCTGGAGGCTGAGTGAGCTGCCTGCTAATGGGGCTGGGCCACCCTGCGCTGCTCCCTGAAGGGTGGACAAGGCTGGGATTGTTCCCCGGCTCTCCTTTGTCTCCCACTCCCCGCCCAGGCCTGGCCCGCCTGTCTGccactctcctctccctcccgtTGGCCCGGCTGGCAAGAGCCTGGGACTCTGCCCGTGGAGCCAGGGCCGCTCACCCACCGCCTTAGGAGCGCCCATCAAGCCCTGGGTAAGGAAGCTCACCTGGGGCCCGGATGCCCGTGCTGAGAAACAAGAGGCAATGCGCctgctccagcctcctcccctatTTCCGTGGCTACAGCACAAACTCTACTCCAGAGACCCTTAGACCCTAGTGCTGAGGGAAGGGACCCTGAGGGGAGCTAGACCCCAGCATCGTCCTGTCTCACCCCTTCCCCAGGCAGCTGGGCGGCACTCAGGTTAGGTCAGAACATCCCCATCCCGCTCCCAGGAGGGGTCATCTATCTTAAAGCTCAGTCAGGGCGCACGGACTAGGGGCCAGGTCTGCCTTGTGCCCAGCAGGgtccccagcacccagctcaAGAGCAGAGGGCCCCAAACTGTTCAATCACAGGAGCAGAGGCTTGGGGTTCCAGCTGGTGGTGTGAGGCCCACAGTGCGTGCAGCACAAACACATGCAGACAGTGGGCAAAGCAGCGGCAGGAAGATGGGCGGGGCTAGGCTGGAAAGTTATGGCCTGGGGACTAGGGGAGTGTcctgttctctctcctccccGGGCGGTTCCACCCTCcttgctggcccagcccctccactTGTGCCAAGGAATGTGCCTGGGAGAGGCGGCCTGAGAAGCAGGCGGGGCAGCAGAGCCGCAGCCACCCGGAGGCAGCACACAGGTCTGGGGCTGAGGGGCACGGGGCTCAGGAGGGACAGGGACCCCGAATGCCCTCAGAAGGTACTAGGGTAGTCCTCAGAGAAGAGCCAGGCATCCCTCTAATTCGCCGTCCCACCGGTGGCATCTGGCTTCTTCAGAAATTCTCCCCAGTGCCCTGAATTTTCTGTGCTCAGCCCAAGCACCACGGGCCAAGGGGCTTTCTGGTGGTGGCAATGGTGGGGTGTGCTTGGGCTCTCTCTGTGCTGTCCTCCGTAAGTCAGCGTTCTCCTGAAAcaaactgggggttgggcctgAATCCAGGGTCCAGGGTTACCGTCCAGCTGAGGCAGCCTTCTGAGGGGAACCCTCTATCACTCCTTGCTGAGTTGAGGCTAACCAGCCCCTCTCAGTGGGGGAACTGAATGCCCTCAGGCTAGGATGGGGAGGGTTGGGGTTATGTGATATGGGGGCCAGGCCAGCCTCCCCTGGCCTGAAGGAAGCAGCTTGGTGGCCAGCTACCACCCACACgtatgtgtgtatgcgtgtgcacACAGCCTACTCTGGGTCTCAGTGACCAGGTCCAGCCTAGACCTAGGTGAAAAGGGACCCGTGGATGGGGGCAGATACGTAATTTCCAACCCCCTGCCCTTTGTCTCCAGGTCAACGTGGAGGTGCCGGGCCACCATGCTCAGTCTCAAGCTGCCCCAGCTCCTTCGAGTCCACCAGGTCCCCAGGGTGAGGGCCTTAACCCACTGACTCCTACCTCCCAAGAGACTTACCGGGGCAGATGTTCTTTTTGCAAGTGCAGAAGTCCCTACTGCAGGCTAACTCTTATCCCTGCCATTTCGGTGTGGGACTCGTCTTCTGTTCTCTAAGGAACAGGCTATGGCCTGCTCCCTAGAGCCCAGAACGCTCCTTCATCCAAtgtccccttccccagagcactcTGCGTCCAACTACCCCACCCTATCTTGCCCCTTTATTCTGCCTCTTCTGTTTCTCACCTGCTCTCTGGGTATTGGAACCTGTGGTGTGATGGGGTCGGGTTTTAGCTTGGCTTTGGGTCCTTTGTGACCTCCAGCCCATTCTCTTCAACCCTGCATCCAGAGATCTCTCTTGGACAAAAAGCCTGGGGCTCAGtaactcccctcctctcccctccgccCCCACTCCGCCAGGTGTTCTGGGAAGACGGCATCATGTCTGGCTACCGCCGCCCTACCAGCTCGGCCTTGGACTGTGTCCTCAGCTCCTTCCAGATGACCAACGAGACCGTCAACATCTGGACTCACTTCCTGCCCACCTGGTGAGGGAAGCTCTGTCCCAGGCTTCGGTCTCGAGCTCAGAGGGGGTACTCAGGCGGGCCGGGAAGGCCCAGGCCCGCGGGCTGCAGCGGGAGTCGCGGGGCTCCGGCGACCTGAGCACGTGCCCGCCGCAGGTACTTCCTGTGGCGCCTCCTGGCGCTGGCCGGGGGCCCGGGCTTCCGGTCGGAGCCCTACCACTGGCCGCTGCTCGTCTTCCTGCTGCCCGCCTGCCTCTACCCGTTTGCGTCGTGCTGCGCGCACACCTTCAGCTCCATGTCGCCCCGCGCGCGTCACATCTGCTACTTCCTGGACTACGGGGCGCTCAGCCTCTACAGCCTGGGTGAGccaggcggcggcggcgcgggcgcggggcggggcggggcgttccggggcggggcggggcgttCCGGGGCGGGGTGTGGCGCGGGGGTCTCCGCCCAGAGCGCGTCCTTCGGGCCTCAGCTCCCGCCCCGCGTCCCCCTAGGCTGCGCCTTCCCCTACGCCGCCTACTCCATGCCGGCCCCCTGGCTGCACAGCCGCCTGCACCAGCTCTTTGTGCCCGCCGCCGCACTCAATTCCTTCCTGTGCACCGGCCTGTCCTGCTACTCCCGGTGGGTTCTCTGCCAGGGGTGAAGGGgaaggcggcgggggcgggggcacaCGGGGCAGGGCACTCACAAACATTTGGACTCCCAGGATTTGTGGGAGGCCAGCGACCGTGTGCCTCAGCCTCACTGCTTTTGAACAACAGTAGTAACAACAGGACCATTTATTGAGGACCATACTGTGCCCAGACTCTGCACTGTCTCTAATTCTCGCAGCCACTAAGAGGCAGGTTtctagccccattttacagatgtggtcACTTACAAAGGAGTCATGTACCCTAAGGGCTTTCGTAGCCACTAAGCTACACTGACATTCTATCTTGGTCAAAGGTCCCTTGCCCTCCTCTGACTCCCACCCCAGCACAAGGATGGTGATCAgcctttccctcccacctcccagattCCCAGAGCTAGAAAGGCCTGGACTCAGTAAGATCCTCCGCACAGCTGCCTTCACCTATCCCTTTCTGTTCGACAACCTCCCGCTCTTCTATCGGGTAAGGCTCCTGCTTTCCTGCCCTGACCCCTACAGTGCCCATTTCCAGTCCTGCCCACTCAGTCCCAGCACCCAGCCCGGCTGtgtcctcccctccaccccccaccggATCTCAGACACATGGTGTCCACTCCCAAAGCCCCTCCCTGCCAAACCCCCTTTTCCTTTGCCAGCTCAGCCTGTGCTGGGGCAGGGCCCACAGCTGTGGACAGGAGGCACTGAGCACCAGCCACGGCTACCACCTCTTCTGCGCACTGCTCACTGGCTTCCTCTTCGCCTCCCACCTACCTGAGCGGCTGGCACCAGGACGCTTTGATTACATTGGTGAGAGCAGGCCTGGTCTGGCCTGGGAGGGGAGCATTTGGGGTGAGTCTGGATTAGTCAGCTCCTCAGAGCGCAGAGTGAACTAAGTAAAGGAGCGTGTCCCTGGCAGGGTCCTCAgggtccagccccagccctcagatACAGCAAAACCAGTAGCATGTCTGCTGGGGCTCTGTGCATCCCAGCTCACTCACTCCTGTCAATAATCCTGGGAATCAGGTTTCTTATTCCCAGTTTTAGGAGAGTAGCAAGCCCAGAGAATGGGGTGCTTGCCAAGGGTCACAGGATGAGTTGGGGCAACCCTGGGGACGGGGTTTGTGCCCTGACCTGCCTACCCTCCCCACAGGCCACAGCCACCAGCTATTCCACATCTGTGCGGTGCTGGGCACCCACTTCCAGCTGGAGGCGGTGCTGGCTGATATGGGATCTCGCCGAGCCTGGCTGGCTACGCAGGAACCGCCCCTGGGCCTGGCGGGCACAGTGGCCACACTGGGCTTGGCGGTGGCCGGGAATCTGCTCATCATTGCCGCTTTCACAGCTTCCCTATTCCGGGCCCCCAGTACTTGCCCCCTGCTGCAGGGTGGCCCACTGGAGGTGGGTACAAAGGCCAAACTACTGTGAGGCCCCAGCTCTGAGCCTGccctggagggaggcagaggccaggCCCCAGTGCTGGCAGGAGACCAGACCCATCCAGGCCTGATAAGGTGCGGGCACATTTGAGCCTGGAACCAAGAGTGGCTGAGGAGAGAGTGCAGAGgtgagaagggagaggagaggagaggggctggggggccAGGTGAGAGCAGAAGGGTCAGGGAGGGGGCTCTTGATGGGGTGGAGGAAGTGCTGAGGGTCTGAGAGGGGAGGTGCGTGTGTCCAGGCTGGAGCTGCCCCACCCACCTCAGAGGCTGGGATTGGGAGGTGTTGGACCCTTTTATCAGGTCCCATTTCTGGTGCTCCTGGAGTCTCTGCTCAGCCCAGGGAAGAACTAACATGACTAACCCAGGCCCACCCCAAATGCTCCGTAACCAGGCCAGGAGGCCTCCTATTGCCCCCTACCCCTCAGCCAGGCAGTACCGTCTGCCGGCAGCTGTTTGCCTACAGAGATAAGGCCTGTCCGCTCATAGCCATGCACTCCAGGTGTCCAGGAGTGCATGGGGTCTGGCCTATTCGGGTGTGTCATGGACGGCGCAGTGGGTTGAGGTGGGGAAGGTTCTGGCCTATAGAGGGGAACCCTAGTTAGACTTTAGGAAGCCACCTTCAGTGCTTCTGGAATGAGGCagggacaaataaataaatcaacaacAGACTTTGGGGAGCACTTTCTGGGACTGAAAAAGATAAAACCTCCTTTCCACTCCCCATCCTCCCAACACCTCCTCCTCATACTCCATAGATGGACAAAGAATCAGTTCCACCACTAGTTcctcttctggagtttattctgGAGCAGCTGGGATGATGGGGACCTCACTTGCAGGGCAGGGAGGTCCGggcgaggggaggggaagggatccTGGAGAGGAGCCAGCACTGGGGGCTGCCAGCCAGGCCAGCAGGGCTGCGAGCTCTAGGTTGTGCCGTAGAAGCGCCGGTAGGCCTCCTGGAAGCCCATTTGGTCAGCCAGCTCATCACAGTCCGGGTTGAGCTCACACACCTCCCTCTTGGGTTCCAAGGGATCTACGTAGGGGGCTGGGGCTCTGAGAATCCAACACACTAGCATCAGCCTCCAGGCAAAAtgcccacccctcctcccacgGCACTGGGGACTCCAGAGTCCTGGCCAGGAGGCCTGCCCTGACCCCCCACCTGGAGATGCAGGGCCCTGTCCAGCACCTCCTTTCTCTCACCCCAGCCCGTGATCCAGGTAGCGTCTGAGTCTCTTCACCATCTCACTGCCCTCCTGCTTGGACACGAAGGCTGCGGAGCAGAAGGGCAGGGGTCAGGTGGCTCTGAGTTTGGGTGGACAAGGAGGGGAGTAGGCTGGCCTTCCTGATAGCCAGATGGGAGTGGGCAGGAGGGGGGAATGGGacttggggcgggggggggcagtGCTGGGAGTGGGCAGCACCACTGGGTGATACAGGGCACAGCCCCCACCTCATACCTGCACCTTTGCCAGACTCTGCACCACTGGGCTTCGCATCTGTAAAGAAAGGGGGCCCAGTTCACCCCTGCTTCTCCCTACggccctcctcctctgcctttctGGCCCCTtactcttcccttctctccctccacaAGGTCAGATCTGGGGGGTGAAGGGACTGAGCCCACCGGAAGGTGGTTAGACTACCACGGGACCACCAGGGGAAGGGATGAGGAGAGGTGAGGCCATGGCACTCTCCCTTTGCAGCTCCCACGGGCTGGGGCGGGGGCACTCACCTGCCCGGCCAGCGAGGCAGAGCATGGCCAGGGCCAGTAGGGCGAGGAGCGTGAGGGGCCTCATTGTGTGTCTTGTCAGCGGCTGCGTTGGGGCTGCTGCTCAGGACTGAGCTGGTCTgcctctcccagcctccagcactgCTTTATACTCTCTGGGCTGTGCCCCGGAGGCAAGGGTTCAGGCGGGTCACGGGAGAACCTGCCAGGGCTATTTGGGGGTCATCCGCCCCAGCTCTGTAGGCCAAACCCCAAAGGATGTTGTGGTTGGAGCTGCGGCTGCCTGGGCAGGGCCCTGGGAGTGATGGAGGAGGGTAGGCCTCAATCAGACTGCCAGTCTCCAGACATGGaggtccccagcccctccctaaAGGGGCTGCCCTGGGTCCCCCAGCCCCTACTCACTCTTGCTCGgagccccagccccggcctcaGTTTGAGCACCAGCGGGACAGGCTCGAAGGGTAGGAGAGGGAGCCTAGAGATGAAGGGGGCCCAGAGGTCTAAAATAGGTTGGCACAGAGCAGGACTACAGCCTCTTGCAGACTGTGATTTCCACCGTCGGCCCCATGGGCAGGAGCCAAACCCCAGGGAGGGAGGGCCTGCCGCTGCCCTCATTCACCCCGAGGGGCCCTGCCCCAGAGAGACACCAACAGCAGGCCTGGTGTGGGGGCAGCTCGACTCTGCTCAGGCCCTGGGCATCAGGAcgggaaggggctggggcagcACAGAGACGAGCCGAAAGCCAACACAGGTGGGGCCAGGTATGAGGTAAGGACAGCCCTTCTGTTTGGGGCCGGCCAGGTGAGCACTGCAGTGGGGACGCCCTTCCCCGTGGCCCTTgcaggtggggaggcagggcccacgaggggcagggaggtggagagCACCTCTGGGCTCCTCACCCCCCCATCCTCTTCCTGCCCTCACAGCTTCCCCAGTGCCAACAACCAATGGGACGTGTCCCCTGAGGGGCAGGACATCCAACCTGAAACCACCCCCAACACTTAGAACCGCTTCTGTCTCAGCTcagcctggagaggagggagggtgtCCTCACCCACCACCCACTCACCAGGTGGAAACCTGCCAGACAAAGCACTGCCACCCCACAGCCTGTGGCTCTGCAGGAGGGGCTGCCGGATGTTTGGGTGCAttcaggaggagggaggagccgCTGGGCACAGTTTGAGGGGTGGGGTTGGTGAGCAGAGACCACCCTGACAACTTCCCAAGTGTCTCCAGTGCTCCTAGACAGACCCCACTAAGCCTCTCTCCAGAGTTAGGGTGAGGACCTCACCAGGGAAGAAAGTTCTGCCCCcattcacccccacccccttccccctccagtCTGGAGGATGTACCCACCCTGCCTTTGGGGAAGTCCCTCCTGATACCCTGTGGCCCTGGCTGGGGAAGAGGAAGGCATGAGAAGCGGGGGGACAAACTGCCCAGCTATTCAGAGGGCCCACCTGCTCCGTATGTGAGCGCTCACCAGGTGCAAACACCGAAGGAGGGCCACCATGGTGCCTTTAAGGGCGGGCTAGGTTGGACAGTGACATCCCCCTGGCAGCTTGTCTTGGCCTCAGGGAACCCAGGCTCCTGGTTTCTGTGACAAGGGGCTCCACTGCCCTTCCATACATGATGGTCAGATACACCCCACCACCAACCCACGCCGGCCTAGAGGTTCCCGGAGCCCTGCAACTGAGGCCTCAACCGGAGCCAGGACTCCTGGCTCAGGAGAGGCCTGGGAGAGGCCCAGGCGGAGGAAGCATCCTCACAGATTACAGTGTAGTGGAGGAAGTTTATTTGTGGATGTGGGGAGAACATGGCAAGAGCCCTCGAGCTGGCCAGCA
The sequence above is a segment of the Vicugna pacos chromosome 21, VicPac4, whole genome shotgun sequence genome. Coding sequences within it:
- the PAQR6 gene encoding membrane progestin receptor delta, whose amino-acid sequence is MLSLKLPQLLRVHQVPRVFWEDGIMSGYRRPTSSALDCVLSSFQMTNETVNIWTHFLPTWYFLWRLLALAGGPGFRSEPYHWPLLVFLLPACLYPFASCCAHTFSSMSPRARHICYFLDYGALSLYSLGCAFPYAAYSMPAPWLHSRLHQLFVPAAALNSFLCTGLSCYSRFPELERPGLSKILRTAAFTYPFLFDNLPLFYRLSLCWGRAHSCGQEALSTSHGYHLFCALLTGFLFASHLPERLAPGRFDYIGHSHQLFHICAVLGTHFQLEAVLADMGSRRAWLATQEPPLGLAGTVATLGLAVAGNLLIIAAFTASLFRAPSTCPLLQGGPLEVGTKAKLL
- the BGLAP gene encoding osteocalcin, with the translated sequence MRPLTLLALLALAMLCLAGRADAKPSGAESGKGAAFVSKQEGSEMVKRLRRYLDHGLGAPAPYVDPLEPKREVCELNPDCDELADQMGFQEAYRRFYGTT